One Gossypium raimondii isolate GPD5lz chromosome 3, ASM2569854v1, whole genome shotgun sequence genomic window carries:
- the LOC105795679 gene encoding uncharacterized protein LOC105795679, with the protein MTTPEYHGWRSKRINDNIPGPREDCVRSIEEHLQIVPSELEIIKQDFEKRSLELERKIEKLEEEKMHLGLDVDIHKLEAEKLRKGKSKAEEDLDSLKTDYKKLRLSLRTAGLGKTSEQWRQEVKEEKAKIVQWEKKFQDARARESVLEKNLLECRNEEARLKAQIAELERSLHLCRSRNSMIELRASLSKIEELKEKIEELEDALRNSKLRVEFLERRNEQYQEQFHHLQSQIRDRDYVMGEAVTQVREVADHLQTLAVQADILSLKYESESSRGRELAWLLKRVKALSIKAKPYM; encoded by the coding sequence ATGACGACCCCCGAGTATCATGGATGGCGAAGTAAgaggattaatgataatatCCCCGGGCCAAGAGAAGATTGCGTTCGATCCATAGAGGAGCATTTGCAAATAGTTCCATCAGAATTAGAGATCATCAAACAGGACTTTGAAAAACGAAGTTTGGAATTGGAAAGGAAGATAGAAAAGctagaagaggaaaagatgcATTTGGGACTAGATGTCGATATCCACAAGTTGGAAGCTGAAAAGTTGAGGAAAGGGAAGAGCAAGGCTGAAGAGGATTTAGATAGTCTAAAAACAGATTATAAGAAGCTGCGTTTGTCACTGAGAACTGCGGGTTTAGGTAAAACATCAGAGCAATGGCGACAGGAGGTCAAAGAAGAAAAGGCCAAAATTGTtcagtgggaaaagaaatttcaagacGCTCGAGCTCGAGAAAGCGTTTTGGAGAAAAATTTGTTAGAATGCCGAAATGAAGAAGCAAGATTAAAAGCCCAGATAGCTGAGTTGGAAAGGTCGCTTCACTTGTGCCGTAGTCGTAACTCTATGATCGAGCTGAGAGCAAGTttgagcaagattgaagaattgaaggaaaagaTAGAAGAACTTGAAGACGCATTGCGAAATTCTAAATTACGAGTAGAATTTCTTGAAAGACGTAATGAACAGTACCAAGAGCAGTTccatcatcttcaaagtcagaTTAGAGATAGAGATTACGTTATGGGCGAAGCTGTGACTCAAGTGCGGGAAGTGGCTGACCATCTACAAACCTTAGCGGTTCAGGCTGATATACTGAGTTTGAAATATGAATCAGAGTCAAGTCGGGGTCGAGAGTTAGCTTGGCTCCTTAAGAGGGTTAAGGCTTTGAGCATAAAggcaaagccgtatatgtaa
- the LOC105795680 gene encoding uncharacterized protein LOC105795680 produces the protein MQLEKGDSLMEGYTSELSDFTYINVTQNNFQELKEIWAQWDDEVKQLFYSNYGDLPYLLDIKVDEHLFRALAQFWNPAYSCFTFGEIDLVPTIEEYTALLRCPRFQADKVYSKVVNVPTFVKKLVNILGMSEQWVSARVKQKGENKCIPWRSLRDLILAHPDTKKKIDVFALSIYGLMIFPRALRYIDEAVTYLFDRLDKRVTPVPTILAETFRSLSACRSAGEGRFIGCTQLLLVWFHSHFWKVDKVSYRVFSKNYSPLKELEAMPRRDNITMERWIAILQNLKDEDIEWKAPWMVPDEILYRCGNFDWVPLLGIWGAVGYAPLMVLKQYGSRQFVPTTQGLAQCEFSYKDDGYNKKIREMTNAWRQIHRMK, from the coding sequence ATGCAACTCGAGAAAGGAGACAGCTTGATGGAAGGGTACACGTCAGAGTTATCGGACTTCACTTATATCAATGTAACTCAGAATAATTTTCAGGAGTTGAAGGAAATATGGGCCCAGTGGGATGATGAAGTCAAACAATTGTTTTACTCTAATTATGGTgacttgccttatttgcttgatattAAAGTGGACGAGCATTTGTTTCGAGCCCTGGCCCAATTTTGGAATCCCGCTTATAGTTGCTTTACTTTTGGGGAGATAGACTTGGTGCCTACCATAGAGGAATATACAGCCTTACTGCGTTGCCCAAGGTTTCAGGCAGATAAAGTCTATTCTAAAGTCGTCAATGTCCCGACTTTTGTGAAGAAGCTAGTGAACATCTTGggaatgagtgagcaatgggtcTCAGCACGGGtcaaacaaaaaggagaaaACAAATGTATTCCCTGGAGAAGTCTGCGTGATTTGATTTTAGCTCATCCTGATACGAAGAAAAAAATCGATGTTTTTGCTTTGAGCATTTATGGGCTGATGATTTTCCCTAGAGCGTTGAGGTATATAGACGAGGCAGTTACTTATTTGTTTGATCGACTGGACAAGAGGGTCACACCTGTTCCAACAATTTTGGCTGAGACATTTAGATCTTTAAGTGCGTGCCGAAGCGCGGGGGAGGGAAGATTCATTGGATGTACACAGCTCTTGTTAGTATGGTTCCACAGTCACTTCTGGAAAGTGGATAAAGTCTCTTACCGAGTATTTTCCAAGAATTATTCTCCATTAAAGGAATTAGAAGCCATGCCGAGACGTGACAACATTACCATGGAAAGATGGATAGCGATTCTTCAAAATCTCAAAGATGAAGATATTGAATGGAAAGCTCCTTGGATGGTGCCCGATGAAATCTTGTATCGATGTGGGAATTTCGACTGGGTCCCTttacttgggatttggggagctgttggcTATGCGCCATTGATGGTACTGAAACAATATGGCTCAAGACAGTTCGTGCCTACCACCCAAGGactagctcagtgtgagttttCGTATAAAGATGATGGTTACAATAAGAAGATTCGAGAGATGACCAATGCTTGGAGGCAAATTCATCGGATGAAATGA
- the LOC105797131 gene encoding putative wall-associated receptor kinase-like 16: MGLIRSVVLIVQLVILLNATSAAKATAAVAYQANSGCQSRCGEVSIPYPFGTGGDCNVSKHFFITCNTSFTPSKAFLTTSSIEILDISLDGQLRILADGSYDCYNKSGATRNFRYWLQLGKFFINNTRNKFTAIGCDTYARVEGFSGQRYATGCLSLCNNINDVSNGSCSGIGCCQTSIPKGVKSYKITTESYENHTDVLPENPCSYAFVAENDNYTFSTSDLRGFDFKDKLFPVTLDWTIGQKSCKKAKMDTKSFACKKNSKCIDSEHNSGYICKCFEGYDGNPYLPNGCQDINECETMSPCDGTATCINLNGTYDCSCPPNYEGDGKKNGTGCSLPNKDQSKRSLLIDVALGIGIGFLGLLLGIVLLCWMLKQRQISELKRVNFQQNGGILLREQLSKRQGYREEVKVFTVEELEKATNNYHESRILGQGGQGTVYKGILADNRIVAIKKSIIGDPSQVEQFINEIMVLYQINHRNVVKLLGCCLETQVPLLVYEYITNGTLFHHLHDDDAALDLPWETRLRIATETAEALSYLHSAVSIPIIHRDIKLANILLDNNYNAKVSDFGASRLIPSDEAQITTIVQGTFGYLDPEYMHTSLLTEKSDVYSFGVVLMELLTGQKVVCFKRSEEKRVLAMYFVSLMKEDNLLDILDPRVLTDKNVEQLKEVAALASRCVRMKGEERPTMKEVAHELAGLQAMPKHPWSKSKLQGEESEYLLGDMCSTYTDGATSSSMGYDSINNKITFELEGAR; encoded by the exons atgggTTTGATCAGATCAGTAGTACTAATTGTGCAGCTGGTAATCTTGCTTAATGCAACATCGGCGGCAAAAGCAACGGCAGCGGTAGCTTATCAAGCAAACTCCGGCTGCCAAAGTCGCTGCGGCGAAGTTAGCATCCCATACCCATTCGGTACCGGCGGTGATTGCAACGTCAGTAAACATTTCTTCATCACTTGTAACACCAGTTTTACACCCAGCAAAGCATTCTTAACTACCAGTTCCATTGAGATCCTCGACATATCTCTCGATGGTCAGTTGCGCATCCTTGCTGATGGAAGCTATGATTGTTACAACAAATCAGGGGCTACACGGAATTTTAGGTACTGGCTTCAACTTGGTaagtttttcataaataataccAGGAACAAGTTCACTGCAATCGGGTGCGACACCTATGCTCGGGTGGAAGGTTTCTCCGGACAACGTTATGCAACTGGTTGTTTATCGTTATGCAACAACATCAACGACGTTTCAAACGGGTCTTGCTCTGGGATTGGCTGCTGTCAAACAAGTATCCCAAAAGGTGTGAAGAGCTATAAAATCACTACTGAAAGCTATGAGAACCATACCGATGTATTGCCCGAAAACCCTTGCAGCTATGCATTTGTTGCAGAGAACGATAACTATACCTTCTCTACTTCAGATCTTCGTGGTTTTGATTTTAAAGACAAGCTATTTCCGGTTACTCTTGATTGGACAATCGGGCAGAAGAGTTGCAAGAAAGCTAAGATGGATACCAAGAGTTTCGCATGCAAAAAGAATAGTAAATGCATTGATTCGGAACATAACTCTGGATATATCTGCAAGTGCTTTGAGGGTTACGATGGGAACCCTTACCTTCCCAATGGATGTCAAg ACATTAATGAGTGTGAAACTATGAGTCCTTGCGATGGAACGGCAACATGTATCAACTTAAATGGGACATATGATTGTTCATGTCCGCCTAACTATGAAGGCGATGGTAAGAAAAATGGAACAGGTTGCAGTTTACCCAACAAGGATCAATCCAAGAGATCTCTCCTTATTGATGTTGCTCTAG GGATTGGCATTGGGTTTCTTGGTCTCCTCTTAGGGATAGTATTGTTGTGTTGGATGCTCAAGCAAAGACAGATTTCTGAATTAAAAAGGGTTAACTTTCAGCAAAATGGTGGCATTTTGTTACGTGAACAACTTTCAAAACGACAAGGGTATCGTGAAGAAGTTAAAGTATTTACAGTTGAGGAACTCGAGAAGGCAACAAACAATTACCATGAAAGTAGAATTTTAGGACAAGGAGGGCAAGGGACAGTGTACAAGGGAATATTGGCGGATAATCGAATAGTTGCCATTAAAAAGTCAATAATTGGAGATCCTAGCCAAGTTGAACAATTCATTAATGAAATAATGGTGCTCTACCAAATCAACCACAGGAATGTTGTCAAACTACTAGGATGTTGTTTGGAGACACAGGTTCCACTGTTAGTCTATGAATATATCACTAATGGAACCCTTTTTCACCATTTGCATGATGATGATGCTGCCCTTGATCTTCCATGGGAAACTCGTTTGAGAATCGCCACTGAAACTGCTGAAGCTCTTTCTTATTTGCACTCTGCAGTTTCTATTCCAATCATTCATCGAGACATCAAGTTGGCTAACATATTGTTAGACAATAATTACAATGCAAAAGTTTCTGATTTTGGGGCTTCGAGATTGATTCCATCCGATGAGGCACAGATAACTACAATTGTGCAAGGAACCTTCGGTTACTTGGATCCTGAATACATGCATACAAGCCTTCTTACTGAAAAGAGCGATGTCTATAGCTTCGGAGTTGTGCTTATGGAGTTATTAACGGGACAAAAAGTGGTTTGTTTCAAAAGATCGGAAGAAAAGCGAGTTTTGGCTATGTACTTCGTTTCTTTGATGAAAGAAGACAACTTGCTCGACATTCTTGATCCTCGAGTGCTTACCGATAAAAATGTTGAGCAGCTTAAGGAAGTAGCAGCTTTAGCTAGCAGATGTGTAAGAATGAAGGGAGAGGAAAGGCCAACAATGAAGGAAGTTGCCCATGAATTAGCAGGACTGCAGGCAATGCCTAAACATCCTTGGAGTAAAAGTAAATTACAGGGAGAAGAGTCCGAATACTTGCTTGGTGACATGTGCAGCACTTATACTGATGGTGCAACGAGCAGCTCAATGGGTTACGATAgcattaataacaaaataacatttGAACTTGAAGGTGCACGCTGA